The following proteins are encoded in a genomic region of Fundidesulfovibrio soli:
- a CDS encoding CheR family methyltransferase, with the protein MSSLFSKTISLRTELKISDAEFVQLRDFIYKQAGIYIADNRKYLLENRLANRLKELNLRSFAEYYHFLQYDPSKKQELSKLFEVVTTNETSFYRNPPQLAVFQNNVLPEVLEKQRKLGARKLRIWSAGCSTGEEPYTIAIILHEVLKSEINSWDIRITANDLSEAVLAAARNGVYNDYTLRTTPKEIVAKYFTADAGKFKVKPEVKRLVQFGPINLSDRVMLKRVDRSQIVFCRNVIIYFDDEMKKNVIGSFYDNLQPGGFLLIGHSESLHNISRAFKPKHFPGAIVYLKEG; encoded by the coding sequence ATGTCCTCCCTTTTCTCGAAAACGATATCCCTGCGTACGGAGCTCAAAATCTCCGACGCCGAGTTCGTGCAGCTGAGGGATTTCATCTACAAGCAGGCAGGCATCTACATCGCGGACAACCGCAAATATTTGCTGGAAAACCGCCTTGCCAACCGCCTCAAGGAACTCAATCTCCGCAGCTTCGCCGAATACTACCATTTTCTGCAGTACGATCCGTCCAAGAAGCAGGAGCTCTCCAAACTCTTCGAAGTGGTCACCACCAACGAGACCAGCTTCTACCGCAATCCGCCCCAGCTGGCCGTGTTCCAGAACAACGTGCTGCCCGAGGTGCTGGAGAAGCAGCGCAAGCTGGGCGCCAGGAAGCTGCGCATATGGTCCGCCGGGTGCTCCACCGGCGAAGAGCCCTACACCATCGCGATCATCCTGCACGAGGTGCTCAAGAGCGAGATCAACTCCTGGGACATCCGCATCACCGCAAACGACCTCTCCGAGGCCGTCCTGGCGGCCGCGCGCAACGGCGTCTACAACGACTACACGCTGCGCACCACCCCCAAGGAGATCGTGGCGAAATACTTCACCGCGGACGCGGGCAAGTTCAAGGTGAAGCCCGAGGTCAAGCGCCTGGTGCAGTTCGGGCCCATCAACCTGAGCGACAGGGTCATGCTCAAACGGGTGGACCGCTCCCAGATAGTCTTTTGCCGCAACGTCATCATCTACTTCGACGACGAGATGAAAAAGAACGTCATCGGCTCCTTCTACGACAACCTGCAGCCCGGCGGCTTCCTGCTGATCGGCCACTCGGAGTCGCTGCACAACATCTCCCGGGCGTTCAAGCCCAAACACTTCCCGGGGGCGATTGTTTACTTGAAGGAAGGATAA
- a CDS encoding ParA family protein, which translates to MSAFVVAIANQKGGVGKTTTALSLAAALVRLGKRVLLMDLDPHGCASVHLGYYPENVPFSAYDLLLAETFDQGLWDRSLLRGTEGGMDVIASNVKLTELDLDLRGRDNKGVLLKNLLGEASEDYDYVILDCPPNMGVLLVNAMVASNLLIIPIQTDFLALHGLRLIFDSIRLLNKVLPKPVAWRALATMYDRRAGACRRVMLLLRNKLGDKLFGTVVDLDTKFREASASGKVIFDIAPDSRGAREYMALAKEILSL; encoded by the coding sequence GTGAGCGCTTTCGTTGTGGCGATCGCCAACCAGAAGGGCGGTGTGGGCAAGACCACGACGGCGCTTTCGCTCGCTGCGGCGCTCGTGCGGCTGGGTAAGCGGGTCCTGCTCATGGATCTCGACCCGCACGGCTGCGCCTCGGTGCATTTGGGGTACTATCCCGAGAATGTCCCGTTCTCGGCCTATGACCTGCTCCTGGCGGAAACTTTCGACCAGGGGCTCTGGGACCGCAGCCTGCTGCGAGGCACGGAAGGCGGCATGGACGTCATCGCCAGCAACGTGAAGCTCACGGAGCTGGATCTGGACCTCCGGGGCCGCGACAACAAGGGCGTACTGCTCAAGAACCTGCTCGGCGAGGCCTCGGAGGACTACGACTACGTGATCCTCGACTGCCCGCCCAATATGGGAGTGCTTCTGGTGAATGCCATGGTGGCGTCGAACCTGCTGATCATCCCCATCCAGACAGACTTCCTGGCTCTGCATGGGTTGCGGCTGATCTTCGACTCCATCCGGCTGCTCAACAAGGTCCTGCCCAAGCCGGTGGCCTGGCGGGCCCTGGCCACCATGTACGACCGCCGCGCGGGCGCCTGCAGGCGTGTGATGCTGCTGTTGCGAAACAAGCTCGGCGACAAACTGTTCGGCACAGTCGTCGATCTGGACACCAAGTTCCGCGAGGCCAGCGCCTCCGGCAAGGTCATCTTCGACATTGCCCCGGATTCGCGCGGAGCGCGTGAATACATGGCCCTGGCAAAGGAAATTCTGTCGTTATGA
- a CDS encoding chemotaxis protein CheW has translation MKTLENYFAQDVTLPEAPGGMPGLTNSEKAFLEKYVGAGWEGSEAAGQLARPLEPERVMMPAGQAPTQSAGKAAQQEQPDAQPGQDLEAGLMAEPELRLVSFHVAGQLFAVPIMLVQEVLRAVPATKLPAAPAFLAGVTNLRGRVTPLVDLSVLLDIERKDQQPDNFLIVCRIGDMQIGMLVRAIDTMYKAPREDIEWGIEAKVGVNADLMAGLLKAQDRLIKILSVNRLFQKVLKS, from the coding sequence ATGAAGACCCTTGAGAACTATTTCGCCCAGGACGTGACCCTGCCCGAAGCACCGGGGGGCATGCCTGGCCTGACCAATTCCGAGAAGGCCTTCCTGGAGAAATACGTCGGCGCCGGGTGGGAAGGCTCCGAGGCCGCCGGGCAACTCGCCAGGCCGCTTGAGCCCGAACGCGTGATGATGCCCGCCGGGCAGGCCCCGACACAGAGTGCCGGGAAGGCCGCTCAGCAGGAACAGCCCGACGCCCAGCCCGGGCAGGATCTGGAGGCCGGGCTCATGGCCGAGCCTGAGCTGCGGCTTGTGAGCTTCCATGTGGCCGGCCAGCTTTTCGCGGTGCCCATCATGCTCGTGCAGGAGGTGCTCAGGGCCGTTCCCGCCACCAAGCTGCCCGCCGCGCCGGCCTTCCTTGCCGGGGTGACCAACCTGCGCGGCAGGGTGACCCCCCTGGTGGACCTGAGCGTGCTCCTTGACATCGAGCGCAAGGATCAGCAGCCGGACAACTTCCTTATCGTCTGCCGGATCGGCGATATGCAGATCGGAATGCTGGTGCGGGCGATCGACACGATGTACAAAGCCCCGCGAGAGGACATCGAATGGGGCATCGAGGCGAAGGTCGGTGTGAACGCCGACCTGATGGCCGGGCTGCTCAAGGCCCAGGATAGGCTGATCAAGATTCTCTCAGTCAACCGGCTTTTCCAGAAAGTGCTCAAGAGTTAG
- a CDS encoding response regulator produces MSKTILIVDDSKTVRNLVAFIMKKEGFKVVTAEDGLDGLEKLYSSGEINLIISDINMPRMDGFTFIKSVREQDAYRDIPIVVLSTEGQEKDIQAGLSIGANMYMVKPAQPEKMVKNIKMLLG; encoded by the coding sequence ATGTCCAAAACGATACTCATCGTTGATGATTCCAAGACAGTTCGCAACCTGGTCGCCTTCATTATGAAGAAGGAGGGGTTCAAGGTTGTCACTGCGGAAGACGGTCTGGACGGGCTGGAAAAACTCTATTCCTCCGGTGAGATAAACCTGATAATTTCAGACATCAACATGCCGCGGATGGATGGCTTCACCTTCATCAAGAGCGTCCGCGAGCAGGACGCCTACAGGGACATACCCATCGTGGTGCTCTCGACCGAAGGCCAGGAGAAGGACATCCAGGCCGGGCTGTCCATCGGGGCCAACATGTACATGGTGAAACCGGCCCAGCCTGAGAAAATGGTCAAGAACATCAAGATGCTTCTTGGATAG
- a CDS encoding chemotaxis protein CheA, whose protein sequence is MSQDFMDPELFADFIVEAKEHLETIEPNLLELEKNPDNLGLLNEIFRPMHSLKGASGFLGLNHINGLAHRAENILDELRKGKIAVTSGIMDVILAATDALRTMIDNLETVGYEGEVETAHIIARIESILAGEAQPDSPAASVDDAQEAPPEEDAAVEEDAPENTSAQDDSEAGGQGRGFIMPELVETGPPYSLQAIGEGHLNDFLEEAQEIIASLNDSLLELEKDPTAGGELVNDIFRFFHNLKGNSGIIGHKELNALTHEAETLLNKVRKGEMVPTRGMIDLLLGSVDMMESLVTRIDAKHNQAVPVDIAFLVEKLQEAVATGDVNLGSSPAPAPSAETAPEAPEPQAAAVEPAAPSGGEGGPASGLDEEDNEIFNETVTQQLANIHMALDELAKDGTNKEYIDGLYRSLDTLRNSTSYMGFGDIKVYAERTAGMVDQARKAGLDFEMMVDILRQECSILEDMLKKIISTLSIAPPSAEPEAAPVAESAPKAKAEEPKPEAKPAAQEPPKEAPKPAPEAAAPPKPAAKKAPEPAAKKAEEPAPAPKPAAKKAAEPAPQAAPAPAAQAQAQAQGGAKVSSTIRVDHEKLDHLMNLIGELIINRNRYALLARSLEEGKLDVQAIAQQLTETTYAMARLSDDLQDTIMKVRMVPVSSVFARFPRLVRDLSRKSGKEVELIMEGEETELDKSVVEVIGDPLVHLIRNSVDHGLETEETRRAAGKSAAGKVWLRAYHRGNSVAIEVEDDGKGIDPAKMREVAVRKNLISPDEAKNLDDRDALELIFMPGFSSAETITDISGRGVGMDVVRTNIKNLKGAVSVTSEIGKGTKFTMTLPLTLAIIDALMVMVGNQTYAIPLDAVSETTKIEVRRMTEVNKRKAVTLRGEVLGIIELREVLEIPPAEEDEKEIVSMVILQDNDRRLGVIVDRLLERQEVVIKPLGAYLSDFDMRGLSGATIMGDGSVVLILDPHEIYLMATSQRGASSI, encoded by the coding sequence ATGAGTCAGGATTTCATGGATCCGGAACTATTCGCGGATTTTATCGTCGAAGCCAAAGAACACCTGGAAACCATCGAGCCCAACCTTTTGGAGCTTGAGAAGAATCCGGACAACCTCGGCCTGCTCAACGAGATCTTCCGCCCGATGCATTCGCTCAAGGGCGCGTCGGGTTTTCTGGGCCTGAACCACATCAATGGTCTGGCCCACCGCGCCGAAAACATCCTCGACGAACTGCGCAAGGGCAAGATCGCCGTCACGTCGGGCATCATGGACGTGATCCTCGCGGCCACCGACGCACTGCGCACCATGATCGACAACCTGGAGACCGTCGGCTACGAGGGCGAGGTGGAGACGGCGCATATCATCGCGCGCATCGAATCCATTCTGGCCGGTGAAGCCCAACCCGATTCCCCGGCTGCATCCGTAGACGACGCACAGGAAGCTCCTCCGGAGGAGGATGCCGCCGTGGAAGAGGACGCTCCCGAGAATACGTCCGCCCAGGATGACAGCGAAGCAGGGGGCCAGGGCCGGGGCTTCATCATGCCCGAACTGGTGGAGACGGGCCCTCCGTACAGCCTGCAGGCCATCGGCGAAGGCCACCTCAACGATTTCCTGGAAGAAGCCCAGGAGATCATCGCCAGCCTCAACGACTCGCTGCTCGAACTCGAGAAGGACCCCACCGCCGGGGGCGAGCTCGTCAACGACATCTTCCGTTTTTTCCACAACCTCAAGGGCAACTCAGGCATCATCGGCCACAAAGAGCTCAACGCTCTGACCCATGAGGCCGAAACCCTGCTGAACAAGGTGCGCAAGGGCGAGATGGTCCCCACCAGGGGAATGATCGACCTGCTGCTTGGCTCCGTGGATATGATGGAGTCCCTGGTGACCCGCATCGACGCCAAGCACAACCAGGCCGTCCCCGTGGACATCGCCTTCCTGGTGGAGAAGCTCCAGGAGGCCGTGGCCACCGGCGACGTGAACCTGGGTTCCTCCCCCGCGCCAGCTCCGTCCGCCGAGACTGCGCCGGAAGCCCCCGAGCCACAGGCCGCAGCAGTGGAGCCCGCCGCTCCCTCGGGCGGCGAGGGCGGTCCGGCTTCAGGCTTGGACGAAGAGGATAACGAGATTTTCAACGAAACCGTCACCCAGCAGTTGGCCAACATCCATATGGCCCTGGACGAACTGGCCAAGGACGGCACCAACAAGGAATACATCGACGGGCTGTACCGCTCTTTGGATACGCTCCGCAATTCCACCAGCTACATGGGCTTCGGCGACATAAAGGTCTATGCCGAACGCACGGCGGGCATGGTGGACCAAGCCCGCAAGGCCGGGCTGGACTTCGAGATGATGGTGGACATCCTCCGCCAGGAATGCTCGATTCTTGAAGACATGCTCAAGAAGATCATCAGTACGCTCTCTATAGCTCCTCCCTCCGCTGAGCCCGAAGCCGCGCCGGTTGCCGAGTCCGCGCCGAAGGCCAAGGCGGAAGAGCCGAAGCCTGAGGCCAAACCGGCCGCCCAGGAACCCCCGAAAGAGGCCCCCAAACCGGCCCCCGAGGCTGCGGCTCCACCAAAGCCGGCGGCCAAGAAGGCTCCCGAACCCGCCGCGAAGAAAGCCGAGGAACCCGCCCCCGCGCCCAAGCCAGCCGCCAAGAAGGCTGCCGAGCCCGCGCCCCAGGCGGCGCCCGCTCCCGCAGCACAAGCCCAGGCTCAGGCGCAGGGCGGCGCCAAGGTGTCCTCGACCATCCGCGTGGATCACGAGAAGCTCGACCACCTCATGAACCTCATCGGCGAGCTCATCATCAACCGCAACCGCTACGCCCTGCTGGCCCGCTCCCTGGAGGAGGGCAAGCTGGACGTCCAGGCCATCGCCCAGCAGCTCACCGAGACCACCTACGCCATGGCGCGCCTCTCCGACGACCTCCAGGACACCATCATGAAGGTCCGCATGGTGCCCGTATCCTCCGTGTTCGCCCGCTTCCCGCGCCTGGTGCGCGACCTTTCCCGCAAGTCGGGCAAGGAAGTGGAGCTGATCATGGAAGGCGAGGAGACAGAACTGGACAAGTCCGTGGTGGAAGTCATCGGCGACCCGCTGGTGCACCTGATCCGAAACAGCGTGGACCACGGGCTCGAAACCGAAGAGACGCGCCGAGCGGCCGGCAAGTCCGCCGCGGGCAAGGTCTGGCTGCGCGCATACCACCGGGGCAACTCCGTGGCCATCGAGGTGGAGGACGACGGCAAGGGCATCGACCCGGCCAAGATGCGCGAAGTGGCGGTGCGCAAGAACCTCATCTCCCCCGACGAGGCCAAGAACCTGGACGACCGCGACGCCCTGGAGCTCATCTTCATGCCCGGCTTCTCCTCCGCAGAGACCATCACGGACATCTCCGGGCGCGGGGTGGGCATGGACGTGGTGCGCACCAACATCAAGAACCTCAAGGGTGCGGTGAGCGTCACCAGCGAGATCGGCAAGGGCACCAAGTTCACCATGACCCTGCCGCTGACCCTGGCCATCATCGACGCCCTGATGGTCATGGTGGGCAACCAGACGTACGCCATCCCCCTGGACGCCGTCTCCGAGACCACCAAGATCGAGGTCCGGCGCATGACCGAGGTCAACAAGCGCAAGGCCGTGACCCTACGCGGGGAAGTGCTGGGCATCATCGAGCTGCGCGAGGTGCTGGAGATTCCCCCAGCCGAGGAGGACGAAAAGGAGATCGTCTCCATGGTCATCCTCCAGGACAACGACCGCAGGCTCGGCGTCATCGTGGACAGGCTGCTGGAACGCCAGGAGGTGGTCATCAAACCCCTGGGGGCCTACCTTTCCGATTTCGACATGCGCGGCCTCTCCGGCGCGACCATCATGGGCGACGGCTCCGTGGTGCTCATTCTGGACCCGCACGAAATCTATCTGATGGCCACCTCGCAGCGCGGGGCTTCCTCCATCTGA
- a CDS encoding tetratricopeptide repeat protein, which yields MQRVLAVTMLALVCAGCAQSGGRKSQDAASSARLGELEATMSRFQEQQRLRDAELDMRLRDIADRLDRLSSGKAPAHKSAKVQEAAAPQATVRTVSGRQPLVAGQVIPYASLAQGAPQQAPAAAPTPAPAPASMSQPQPLTPPPASHVSAPQAGPQPQPLALKPPVVSLDDGAASRPASNTVAPAAPAQPRQPVPMDQSAAKPAKAPAPMPAGAAPAAAPSVSAKPAASPGMEEQTLYTDALRAVSANKSEEGRRKFNDFLAKYPNSPKAPEALYWIGESYIADKSYNQAILSLKEVTVRFPSDPKAEEALYRIAEAYERLGDKSNAVFHLKLLVDEHPKSDFAAKAKQKLKQLGQ from the coding sequence ATGCAAAGAGTCCTGGCCGTTACGATGCTGGCGCTCGTCTGCGCCGGCTGCGCCCAGAGCGGCGGGCGCAAATCGCAGGATGCCGCCTCGTCTGCGCGCCTGGGCGAGCTGGAAGCCACCATGTCCCGCTTCCAGGAGCAGCAGCGCCTGCGCGACGCCGAGCTCGACATGCGCCTGCGCGACATCGCCGACCGGCTCGACCGCCTTTCCTCCGGCAAGGCCCCGGCCCACAAGTCCGCCAAGGTCCAGGAGGCCGCCGCTCCCCAGGCCACAGTGCGCACCGTCTCCGGCAGGCAGCCCCTGGTGGCCGGGCAGGTCATTCCCTATGCCTCCCTGGCGCAGGGGGCACCCCAGCAGGCACCCGCGGCCGCTCCGACGCCTGCGCCGGCTCCTGCCTCAATGAGCCAGCCGCAGCCTCTGACCCCGCCACCGGCATCCCATGTGTCCGCACCCCAGGCCGGGCCTCAGCCGCAGCCCCTGGCGCTCAAACCGCCAGTGGTCTCCCTGGACGATGGAGCCGCCTCACGCCCCGCATCCAATACTGTTGCTCCCGCAGCCCCGGCGCAGCCGCGCCAGCCCGTGCCAATGGATCAGTCCGCCGCCAAGCCCGCCAAGGCTCCCGCGCCCATGCCCGCTGGCGCGGCCCCTGCGGCCGCTCCTTCCGTGAGCGCCAAGCCCGCCGCATCGCCCGGCATGGAGGAGCAAACGCTCTACACCGACGCCCTGCGCGCCGTGTCGGCCAATAAAAGCGAGGAGGGCCGCCGCAAGTTCAACGACTTCCTGGCCAAGTATCCCAACTCCCCCAAGGCCCCCGAAGCCCTCTACTGGATCGGCGAGAGCTACATCGCGGACAAGAGCTACAACCAGGCCATCCTCTCCCTGAAGGAAGTCACCGTCCGCTTCCCCAGCGACCCCAAGGCCGAGGAGGCCCTCTACCGCATCGCGGAGGCCTACGAGCGCCTGGGGGACAAATCCAACGCCGTCTTCCACCTCAAGCTGCTGGTGGACGAGCACCCCAAGTCCGATTTCGCGGCCAAGGCCAAACAGAAACTCAAACAGCTTGGCCAGTAG
- the dprA gene encoding DNA-processing protein DprA — protein MTTDAREELWASISLKHAPGLGPRTARKLLDAYGCASEAVRRCRGWNERGLANSSQCQGFLAESWRGAAEAELRNAEEKGVPTLLWSDPRYPRRLREIPDPPVFLYCLGDTALLDNPCVAVVGSRDCSRYGLELAQRISLDLAESGVTVVSGLALGIDRQAHMAGLSGAGSSIAVMGTGPDLIYPASNRDVWKDLASRGLILSEFPPGTKPLAANFPLRNRIISGLSLGVLVVEAHSKSGSLITARLAMEQGREVFAVPGPVSLKSYRGCHEIINKGAKLVHDAQDILLELKPQLEAHLEERRRPQGAPAPKPGQERLSLLAKEAPAAPKAKKGARTVQTRQPAPTHTPPDPGTPFERDLQGHLAAMGATHIDALCRAFGRDAAEMSRTLVLLELKGVVRRLPGGYYLSA, from the coding sequence GTGACCACAGACGCCCGAGAAGAGCTCTGGGCCAGCATCAGCCTCAAGCATGCGCCGGGGCTGGGGCCCCGCACGGCCAGGAAGCTGCTGGACGCCTACGGCTGCGCCTCCGAGGCCGTCCGGCGGTGCCGGGGCTGGAATGAACGCGGCCTGGCCAACAGCTCCCAGTGTCAGGGCTTTCTGGCCGAATCCTGGCGGGGTGCGGCCGAAGCCGAGCTGCGCAACGCCGAGGAGAAGGGCGTCCCCACGCTGCTCTGGAGCGATCCGCGCTACCCCCGCCGCCTGCGCGAGATCCCCGATCCCCCCGTGTTCCTGTACTGTCTGGGCGATACGGCCCTGCTGGACAACCCCTGCGTGGCCGTGGTCGGCTCGCGGGACTGCTCCCGCTACGGGCTGGAGCTGGCCCAGCGCATCTCACTCGACCTGGCCGAATCAGGCGTGACCGTCGTCTCCGGGCTGGCCCTGGGCATAGACCGTCAGGCCCACATGGCCGGGCTCTCCGGGGCGGGCAGCTCCATCGCGGTCATGGGCACCGGGCCTGACCTCATCTATCCGGCCTCCAACCGCGACGTCTGGAAGGACCTGGCCTCCAGGGGGCTGATCCTCTCCGAGTTCCCGCCGGGCACCAAGCCGCTGGCGGCCAATTTCCCCCTGCGAAACAGGATCATCAGCGGGCTCTCCCTGGGGGTGCTGGTGGTTGAGGCGCATTCCAAGTCCGGCAGCCTGATCACGGCGCGCCTGGCCATGGAGCAGGGCAGGGAGGTATTCGCCGTGCCTGGGCCCGTGTCGCTCAAGAGCTACCGGGGCTGCCACGAGATCATCAACAAGGGCGCGAAGCTTGTGCATGACGCCCAGGACATCCTGCTGGAGCTCAAACCGCAGCTGGAGGCCCACCTGGAGGAGCGCAGGCGGCCCCAGGGCGCGCCGGCGCCCAAGCCCGGGCAGGAGCGCCTGAGCCTCCTCGCCAAGGAAGCCCCCGCCGCTCCGAAAGCCAAAAAGGGCGCTCGCACAGTGCAAACGCGGCAGCCCGCGCCAACCCATACGCCGCCGGACCCGGGTACGCCCTTCGAGCGCGATCTCCAGGGACATCTGGCCGCCATGGGCGCGACCCACATCGACGCGCTCTGCCGCGCCTTCGGGCGCGACGCCGCTGAGATGAGCAGGACGCTGGTGTTGCTGGAACTAAAAGGGGTTGTGCGCAGACTGCCCGGCGGATACTATCTCAGCGCCTGA
- a CDS encoding HDOD domain-containing protein produces the protein MAEDLKLERKDQILAAKDLPTLPKVLDEVSRLVKDPDSSTEQIAKLIAMDQVLSAKVLKMVNSPIYGFPGRIGSIHHALVLLGFNVLRGVIVSTSVMDIMNQTMVGLWEHSVGCALASSTVARQCGLKDVEDISVAGLLHDLGKVVTSVQLPELKTGVEALVKTQDKSYLEAEKAVMGFGHDRVNAWLADHWKLPPPIKEGMSYHHKPQLARLYPEVACCVHLGDFLVRVYEYGSGGDDNVPYLEPDALKKLKLKPADLEAVLDELSEKFLDLADLSFT, from the coding sequence ATGGCCGAGGACTTGAAGCTTGAACGCAAGGACCAGATCCTTGCCGCCAAGGACCTGCCCACCCTGCCCAAGGTGCTCGACGAGGTGTCGCGCCTCGTCAAGGACCCGGACTCCTCCACCGAACAGATCGCCAAGCTCATCGCCATGGACCAGGTGCTCTCCGCCAAGGTGCTCAAGATGGTCAACTCGCCCATCTACGGCTTCCCCGGGCGCATCGGCTCCATCCACCACGCCCTGGTGCTGCTGGGCTTCAACGTGCTGCGCGGCGTGATCGTGAGCACCTCGGTCATGGACATCATGAACCAGACCATGGTCGGGCTGTGGGAGCACTCCGTGGGTTGCGCCCTGGCCAGCTCCACCGTGGCGCGCCAGTGCGGGCTCAAGGACGTGGAGGACATCTCCGTGGCCGGGCTCCTGCACGACCTGGGCAAGGTGGTCACCTCCGTGCAGCTGCCCGAACTCAAGACCGGGGTGGAAGCCCTGGTGAAGACCCAGGACAAGAGCTACCTGGAGGCCGAGAAGGCCGTCATGGGCTTCGGGCACGACCGCGTGAACGCCTGGCTGGCCGACCACTGGAAGCTGCCGCCCCCCATCAAGGAGGGCATGAGCTACCACCATAAGCCCCAACTGGCGCGGCTCTACCCCGAGGTGGCCTGCTGCGTGCATCTGGGCGACTTTCTGGTGCGCGTGTACGAGTACGGTTCCGGCGGGGACGACAACGTGCCCTACCTGGAGCCCGATGCGCTCAAGAAACTCAAGCTCAAGCCCGCCGACCTCGAAGCCGTGCTGGACGAGTTGAGCGAGAAGTTCCTCGACCTCGCGGACCTGAGCTTCACCTGA
- a CDS encoding sensor domain-containing diguanylate cyclase: protein MNADSCRLQRPQRVYLLSADAGLKDALSALWGDGHLEITHFERGRGAIEVLFNELPDLLIVDHDLPDMPGLDVVNLVKSENVYRQLPVILAIREESLDQGADWCSAEVDDILILPSSAARMKVRIFLTITRASRAFDANPLSKLPGNTSIIQRIQEMIDRREDFALAYADLDYFKSFNDKYGFSRGDEVLMMSARIIVNTIRGFTGVRSFVGHVGGDDFVFILPPDKIELACQRIVENFDSIVPHFYDEEDRARGFIQSTDREGNMRTFPLMAISIAVVLNVNGRLQHYGEASQIAMTLKKKAKENPKSCYVLDKRLS from the coding sequence ATGAACGCCGACTCCTGCCGCTTGCAGCGCCCCCAGCGGGTCTACCTGCTCTCCGCCGACGCCGGGCTCAAAGATGCCCTGAGCGCCCTCTGGGGCGACGGTCACCTTGAGATCACCCACTTCGAACGGGGCAGGGGGGCCATCGAGGTGCTCTTCAACGAGCTGCCCGACCTGCTCATCGTGGACCACGACCTGCCCGACATGCCCGGCCTGGACGTGGTCAACCTGGTCAAGAGCGAGAACGTCTACCGTCAGCTGCCTGTGATCCTGGCCATCCGGGAGGAAAGCCTGGACCAGGGCGCGGACTGGTGCTCCGCCGAGGTGGACGACATCCTCATCCTGCCCAGTTCCGCCGCGCGGATGAAGGTGCGCATTTTCCTGACCATTACCCGGGCCTCCCGCGCCTTCGACGCCAACCCGCTCTCCAAGCTGCCCGGCAACACCTCCATCATCCAGCGCATCCAGGAGATGATCGACCGCCGGGAGGACTTCGCCCTGGCCTACGCCGACCTGGATTACTTCAAGAGTTTCAACGACAAATACGGCTTCTCGCGCGGCGACGAGGTGCTGATGATGAGCGCGCGCATCATCGTGAACACCATCCGGGGCTTCACGGGGGTGCGCTCCTTCGTGGGCCACGTGGGCGGGGACGACTTCGTGTTCATCCTGCCGCCGGACAAGATCGAGCTGGCCTGCCAGCGCATCGTGGAGAACTTCGACTCCATCGTGCCCCACTTCTACGACGAGGAGGACCGGGCCAGGGGGTTCATCCAGTCCACGGACCGGGAGGGCAACATGCGCACCTTCCCGCTCATGGCCATCTCCATCGCGGTGGTGCTCAACGTCAATGGGCGGCTCCAGCACTACGGCGAGGCCTCGCAGATCGCCATGACCCTGAAGAAGAAGGCCAAGGAGAACCCCAAGAGCTGCTATGTCCTCGACAAGCGACTCTCCTGA
- a CDS encoding tyrosine recombinase XerC produces MSSTSDSPETPLPDTALGFLAWLSVEKGYSGATLAAYRNDLQYFERYLNNRSLTVAEPKAISRKDIQGFLAEQHRARQAKTSMSRRLSSLRGFFKHLIRRGMIAKSPMEGLANPKLSKPHPKSLNVDQAFALLDAPQPSQADPESVRDAALAELLYGSGLRISEALGMKLNDLDLNARIARVMGKGSKQRLAPLSDTATDALRGYMAVRHAFSPEPAEQAVFLGARGKPLQRRQANRIMEALSAKAGLPTAISPHVLRHSFASHMLQSGADMRAVQELLGHERLSTTQRYTHLNLAQLTKAYDHAHPRAGKVEKGGDGGEDG; encoded by the coding sequence ATGTCCTCGACAAGCGACTCTCCTGAAACTCCCCTCCCGGACACGGCGCTGGGCTTTCTGGCCTGGCTCTCCGTGGAGAAGGGCTATTCCGGGGCCACCCTGGCCGCCTATCGAAACGACCTGCAATACTTCGAGCGATACTTGAACAACCGCAGCCTTACGGTTGCGGAGCCCAAGGCAATTTCACGCAAGGATATCCAGGGGTTCCTGGCGGAACAGCACCGCGCCAGACAGGCCAAGACCTCCATGTCGCGGCGGCTTTCCAGCCTGCGCGGGTTCTTCAAGCACCTGATCCGCCGGGGCATGATCGCCAAGAGCCCCATGGAGGGGCTGGCCAACCCCAAGCTTTCCAAGCCGCACCCCAAGAGCCTCAACGTGGACCAGGCCTTCGCCCTGCTGGACGCACCCCAGCCCAGCCAGGCCGACCCTGAGTCAGTGCGCGACGCGGCCCTGGCCGAGCTGCTCTACGGCTCTGGGCTGCGCATCTCTGAAGCCCTGGGGATGAAGCTGAACGATCTGGACCTGAACGCGCGCATCGCCAGGGTCATGGGCAAGGGCAGCAAGCAGCGCCTGGCCCCGCTCTCCGACACGGCGACGGACGCCCTGCGCGGCTACATGGCCGTGCGTCACGCCTTCTCGCCCGAACCGGCGGAGCAGGCGGTGTTCCTTGGGGCGCGGGGCAAGCCGCTGCAGCGCAGGCAGGCCAACAGGATCATGGAGGCGCTCTCGGCCAAGGCCGGGCTGCCCACGGCCATCAGCCCCCACGTGCTGCGCCACAGCTTCGCCAGCCACATGCTGCAATCAGGGGCGGATATGCGGGCTGTGCAGGAACTGCTGGGGCACGAGCGGCTCTCCACCACGCAGCGGTATACGCATTTGAATTTGGCCCAACTGACCAAGGCTTACGATCACGCGCACCCACGGGCGGGGAAGGTGGAGAAGGGCGGTGATGGAGGCGAGGACGGGTAG